In the genome of Nocardia sp. NBC_00416, one region contains:
- the dmpG gene encoding 4-hydroxy-2-oxovalerate aldolase: MAYSNELDIRVTDTSLRDGSHHKRHQFTAAEVRDIVAALDGAGVPVLEVTHGDGLGGSSFNYGFSKTPEQDLVTIAAETAKQAKIAVLMLPGVGVKADIEIAHGNGASICRIATHCTEADVSIQHFGLARELGLETVGFLMMSHTQPPELLARQARIMADAGCQCVYIVDSAGALVLDQVADRVSALVAELGSDAQVGFHGHENLDLAVANSVYAIRAGATQIDGSTRRFGAGAGNTPVEALVGVCDKIGVKTGIDFFAIADAAEDVVRPAMPQECLLDRQSLMMGYAGVYSSFLKHAERQAERYGVSAAEMLVRAGRRNLVGGQEDQLIDIALELRRETETSSARAESH, from the coding sequence ATGGCGTACTCGAATGAGCTCGATATCCGCGTCACCGATACTTCGTTGCGCGACGGATCCCATCACAAGCGCCATCAGTTCACCGCCGCCGAGGTACGCGATATCGTCGCCGCGCTCGACGGCGCCGGGGTGCCGGTGCTCGAGGTGACCCACGGCGACGGGCTCGGCGGTTCCTCGTTCAACTACGGGTTCTCCAAGACCCCCGAGCAGGACCTCGTCACGATCGCCGCCGAGACCGCGAAACAAGCGAAGATCGCGGTCCTCATGCTGCCCGGGGTGGGGGTGAAGGCGGATATCGAGATCGCCCACGGCAACGGCGCGAGTATCTGCCGGATCGCCACCCACTGCACCGAAGCCGACGTCTCGATCCAGCATTTCGGCCTGGCCCGCGAACTGGGTCTGGAAACCGTGGGCTTCCTGATGATGTCGCACACCCAGCCACCGGAACTGCTGGCCCGGCAGGCCCGCATCATGGCCGACGCCGGCTGCCAGTGCGTGTACATCGTCGACTCCGCGGGCGCGCTCGTGCTGGACCAGGTCGCCGACCGGGTCTCAGCCCTGGTCGCCGAACTGGGCAGCGACGCACAGGTCGGTTTCCACGGTCACGAGAACCTGGACCTCGCGGTCGCCAACTCGGTCTACGCGATCCGCGCCGGAGCGACTCAGATCGACGGCAGCACGCGCCGATTCGGCGCCGGGGCCGGGAATACTCCGGTGGAGGCGCTGGTCGGGGTCTGCGACAAGATCGGCGTGAAAACGGGGATCGATTTCTTCGCCATCGCCGACGCCGCCGAAGACGTGGTGCGCCCGGCGATGCCGCAGGAATGTCTGCTGGACAGGCAGTCGCTCATGATGGGCTATGCGGGCGTGTATTCGAGTTTCCTCAAACATGCCGAACGGCAAGCGGAGCGATACGGGGTTTCGGCGGCGGAGATGCTGGTGCGGGCGGGTCGGCGGAACCTGGTCGGGGGACAGGAGGATCAGTTGATCGATATCGCTCTGGAACTGCGGCGCGAGACGGAAACCTCTTCCGCTCGAGCGGAGAGTCACTGA
- a CDS encoding saccharopine dehydrogenase family protein — protein MLITVYGATGYQGKLTLTELSRHGVEVRLVGRERTRLESAAVEVGIPGADRRVAGLDDRAALVAALAGSDVVINCAGPFTTSGAVMVDAAIAAGAHYVDTAGEQQYVKGVFDSFGGDAERAGVTVVPAVNDGCLPGDLLAHLIAERTGPLAEITVSHFITGAAGLSRGSLRSALATMDAMRSGGLTYDNGVWRSGIPARHETITLPDGESVAMAALPTCEVVTIPRHVQVDHVESLLEATLKAGLETPLTPELIAGLPAGPTEYDRAGQQFTYLLDAVDHQGLRTRGVIRGRDTYGTTAVAAVEAARRLAAGNTAAGVLTPAQAFDPADFLETLSGRDLSWTIEATLTVK, from the coding sequence ATGCTCATCACCGTCTACGGCGCCACCGGCTATCAGGGCAAACTCACCCTTACCGAGTTGTCCCGCCATGGCGTAGAGGTCCGGCTCGTCGGTCGAGAGCGGACGCGGCTGGAATCCGCCGCCGTCGAGGTCGGAATTCCCGGCGCCGATCGCCGGGTGGCCGGTCTCGACGACCGCGCCGCTCTCGTTGCCGCTTTGGCGGGTAGCGATGTCGTCATCAACTGTGCGGGACCGTTCACCACCTCCGGCGCGGTGATGGTCGATGCTGCGATCGCCGCCGGCGCCCACTACGTCGACACCGCGGGCGAGCAACAGTATGTGAAGGGTGTTTTCGATTCCTTCGGCGGCGACGCCGAGCGGGCGGGTGTCACGGTAGTGCCGGCGGTCAACGACGGCTGCCTGCCGGGCGACCTGCTCGCGCACCTGATCGCCGAGCGGACCGGGCCGCTGGCGGAGATCACGGTCAGCCACTTCATCACCGGTGCTGCCGGCCTCTCACGCGGATCGCTGCGCTCGGCGTTGGCGACGATGGACGCGATGCGGTCGGGCGGGCTGACCTATGACAATGGTGTCTGGCGCAGCGGCATCCCGGCCCGGCACGAGACGATCACATTGCCCGACGGCGAGTCCGTCGCGATGGCGGCGCTGCCGACGTGCGAGGTAGTCACCATCCCCCGGCACGTGCAGGTCGATCATGTCGAAAGCCTGCTGGAGGCAACCTTGAAGGCCGGCCTCGAAACACCCCTCACGCCGGAACTGATCGCAGGGCTTCCCGCAGGCCCGACCGAGTACGACCGCGCCGGGCAGCAATTCACCTACCTGCTCGACGCCGTGGACCACCAGGGTCTGCGGACACGAGGAGTCATCCGAGGCCGAGACACCTACGGAACCACCGCCGTCGCCGCGGTCGAAGCAGCCCGGCGATTGGCAGCAGGCAATACTGCCGCCGGAGTACTCACCCCGGCGCAGGCATTCGATCCCGCAGACTTCCTCGAAACCCTCTCCGGCCGCGACCTCAGCTGGACCATCGAAGCGACCCTGACAGTGAAGTGA
- a CDS encoding acetaldehyde dehydrogenase (acetylating) yields the protein MSGKATAEKVTAAIVGSGNISTDLLYKLRRSRMIEPRWMIGIDPASEGLKRAAGLGLETSAEGVDWLLAQPEKPDIVFEATSARVHRDAAAKYAASGIRAVDLTPAAVGPAVVPPVNLDANLEAPNVNMITCGGQATIPIVAAVSRVVDVPYAEIVASVASVSAGPGTRANIDEFTETTGRGVETIGGAARGKAIIILNPADPPMIMRDTIFCAIPDNADTDSISASIHRMVADIQQYVPGYRLLNEPQFDPPSIVSGGMAKCSVFVEVEGAGDFLPPYSGNLDIMTAAATRVGEVVAGQIISARV from the coding sequence GTGTCCGGGAAAGCGACTGCCGAAAAGGTCACGGCCGCCATTGTCGGGTCGGGCAATATCAGTACCGACCTGCTGTACAAACTGCGACGTTCGCGGATGATCGAACCGCGCTGGATGATCGGCATCGATCCGGCCAGCGAGGGATTGAAACGTGCGGCCGGCCTCGGTCTGGAAACCTCCGCGGAAGGCGTCGACTGGCTGCTCGCCCAACCCGAGAAACCCGATATCGTCTTCGAGGCCACTTCGGCTCGGGTACATCGCGACGCCGCCGCGAAATACGCCGCGTCCGGAATCCGCGCCGTTGATCTGACACCCGCCGCTGTCGGCCCGGCCGTGGTGCCGCCGGTGAATCTCGACGCCAATCTCGAGGCGCCCAACGTCAATATGATCACCTGCGGCGGACAGGCGACGATTCCGATCGTCGCCGCCGTGTCCCGGGTGGTCGATGTGCCCTATGCCGAGATAGTGGCCTCGGTGGCGTCGGTCTCGGCCGGCCCCGGCACCCGCGCCAATATCGACGAATTCACCGAGACCACCGGTCGCGGCGTGGAAACCATCGGCGGTGCGGCGCGCGGTAAGGCGATCATCATCCTGAATCCCGCCGACCCGCCGATGATCATGCGCGACACCATTTTCTGCGCGATCCCCGACAATGCCGACACCGATTCGATCAGCGCGTCCATTCATCGGATGGTCGCCGATATCCAGCAGTACGTGCCCGGTTACCGCCTGCTCAACGAACCTCAGTTCGATCCGCCTTCGATCGTTTCCGGCGGGATGGCGAAATGCTCGGTATTCGTCGAAGTGGAGGGCGCCGGGGATTTCCTGCCGCCGTATTCGGGGAATCTCGACATCATGACCGCCGCGGCCACCAGGGTCGGCGAGGTCGTCGCCGGCCAGATCATCTCGGCCCGGGTCTGA